In Streptomyces sp. NBC_00878, a single window of DNA contains:
- a CDS encoding glycoside hydrolase family 97 catalytic domain-containing protein: protein MPAPTRTPTPSPRPLPQRCLPALLLALLLPLALLVVPAHTASAAVAATDWTVTGPSAGSPTAAQVTLDDGTLTFAASSNGQTVLSPSPIGIRTGAADLTKNLTFLQRADRTVTESYTMTTGKQRTQRTAYTETTLSFSGTGGARLDVVVRASDTGVAYRYVLPGSGSVTVTGEASSWTVPASAAAWLVPPHTEDQGQWFATTAGGAPTDNYRQPALFQVGGAYALVAETDLDGRYASSNLSHTSGSGTYTTRLEGGITTTLPLSTPWRTAALGDLASVTESTIVDDLAAPSKVADTSWVKPGVVAWSWLSEHGSPSSATRQKQYIDFAQRHGWEYVLIDEGWSSSWVPDVVSYAKARGVQVILWFNSSSLRTAQQRDQWLTQVRDWGVAGVKIDFIYEYTQPTLQWYDAVLAQTASLKLMANFHGAAMPRGMQRTWPHVTTAEAVYGAEQFRNRAALNTILPYTRNVVSSMDFTPVVFSMTGRDTTDAHELGTAVVFESGWQHFADSPESYEAHPEALRVLDQLPTAWDETRLLGGSPGKEAYVARRAGGRWYVGGISALSAKTFQTPLSFLGTGQWLAETVRDGSGGLTRETRVVTSADALSVPEAANGGFVTALCPYTSGMSTCSPQGQAGALKGSKSGLCVDVPGTSQANSTRVTLWDCHGQVNQNWTASPSGQLTVYGGAKCLDVRGGATADGTAVQIFDCNNSAGQRWTVNSDGTVVNPNSGKCLDATGGSTDTGTPLQLWTCTGGASQTWYRSNTTAAYKGTQSGRCLDLPGGNQAGGTRPVLWDCNGGTNQTWFSTVTGELTVFANRCLEAAGGATANGTAVQIYDCNGTYGQKWRVRSDGTIVNLASGTCLDAYDNGTANGTRLQLWTCDGGTNQVWTRS, encoded by the coding sequence ATGCCCGCACCCACCCGCACCCCCACCCCCTCCCCGAGACCCCTGCCTCAGCGCTGCCTCCCGGCATTGCTGTTGGCCCTGCTACTGCCCCTGGCTCTCCTGGTCGTGCCGGCCCACACCGCGTCCGCGGCCGTGGCCGCGACCGACTGGACCGTCACGGGCCCGTCCGCCGGCTCCCCGACGGCGGCGCAGGTCACGCTGGACGACGGCACGCTCACCTTCGCCGCGTCCAGCAACGGCCAGACCGTGCTGTCACCGTCCCCGATCGGGATACGCACCGGCGCCGCCGACCTGACGAAGAACCTGACGTTCCTTCAGCGCGCCGACCGGACGGTCACCGAGTCGTACACGATGACCACGGGCAAGCAGCGCACCCAGCGGACCGCCTACACCGAGACCACCCTGTCCTTCTCGGGCACCGGCGGCGCCCGGCTCGACGTCGTGGTCCGCGCCTCGGACACCGGTGTGGCCTACCGCTATGTGCTGCCGGGCAGCGGATCGGTGACCGTGACCGGTGAGGCGTCGTCATGGACGGTCCCGGCCTCGGCCGCCGCATGGCTCGTACCGCCCCACACCGAGGACCAGGGCCAGTGGTTCGCCACCACCGCGGGCGGCGCTCCCACCGACAACTACCGCCAGCCCGCGCTGTTCCAGGTCGGCGGCGCGTACGCGCTGGTGGCCGAGACCGACCTCGACGGCCGGTACGCCTCGTCGAACCTGTCCCATACCTCCGGCTCCGGCACCTACACCACCCGGCTGGAGGGCGGGATCACCACCACGCTGCCGCTGTCGACGCCGTGGCGCACTGCGGCACTCGGCGACCTGGCGAGCGTCACCGAGTCCACGATCGTCGACGATCTGGCCGCGCCCTCCAAGGTCGCCGACACCTCCTGGGTCAAGCCGGGCGTAGTCGCCTGGTCCTGGCTGAGCGAACACGGCAGCCCGTCCAGCGCGACCCGGCAGAAGCAGTACATCGACTTCGCCCAGCGCCACGGCTGGGAGTACGTCCTCATCGACGAGGGCTGGTCCTCGTCCTGGGTGCCGGACGTCGTGTCCTACGCCAAGGCCAGAGGCGTACAGGTCATCCTGTGGTTCAACTCCTCCAGCCTGCGCACCGCACAGCAACGCGACCAGTGGCTGACACAGGTCAGGGACTGGGGCGTGGCCGGGGTGAAGATCGACTTCATCTACGAGTACACGCAGCCGACCCTGCAGTGGTACGACGCCGTCCTCGCCCAGACCGCGAGCCTGAAGCTCATGGCCAACTTCCACGGCGCCGCCATGCCACGCGGCATGCAGCGCACGTGGCCGCACGTGACCACGGCCGAGGCGGTGTACGGCGCGGAACAGTTCCGCAACCGGGCCGCCCTCAACACGATCCTGCCGTACACCCGGAACGTGGTCTCCAGCATGGACTTCACCCCCGTGGTGTTCAGCATGACCGGCCGTGACACCACCGACGCCCACGAACTGGGCACCGCCGTCGTCTTCGAGTCCGGCTGGCAGCACTTCGCCGACAGCCCCGAGAGCTACGAGGCACACCCCGAGGCGCTGCGCGTCCTCGACCAGCTTCCCACCGCCTGGGACGAGACCCGTCTGCTCGGCGGCAGCCCCGGCAAGGAGGCGTACGTGGCCCGTCGGGCCGGTGGGCGGTGGTACGTCGGCGGCATCTCGGCGCTGTCCGCCAAGACCTTCCAGACCCCGCTGTCCTTCCTCGGCACCGGGCAGTGGCTGGCCGAGACCGTCCGCGACGGCTCCGGCGGCCTGACCCGCGAGACCCGTGTGGTCACGAGCGCCGACGCCCTGTCCGTACCGGAGGCCGCCAACGGCGGTTTCGTGACGGCGCTGTGCCCCTACACCTCCGGCATGTCGACCTGCTCCCCGCAGGGGCAGGCAGGCGCGCTGAAGGGCAGCAAGTCCGGCCTGTGCGTGGATGTGCCCGGCACCAGTCAGGCCAACAGCACGCGGGTCACGCTGTGGGACTGCCACGGCCAGGTCAACCAGAACTGGACCGCGTCCCCGTCCGGGCAGCTCACGGTCTACGGCGGTGCGAAGTGCCTGGACGTCAGAGGCGGCGCCACGGCCGACGGTACGGCGGTGCAGATCTTCGACTGCAACAACTCCGCGGGCCAGCGGTGGACCGTCAACAGCGACGGCACGGTGGTCAACCCCAACTCCGGCAAGTGCCTGGACGCCACCGGAGGCAGTACCGACACCGGCACCCCGCTGCAACTGTGGACCTGCACCGGCGGCGCCAGCCAGACCTGGTACCGCTCGAACACCACCGCCGCCTACAAGGGGACTCAGTCCGGCCGTTGCCTGGACCTGCCCGGCGGCAACCAGGCAGGCGGCACCCGCCCGGTGCTGTGGGACTGCAACGGCGGCACCAACCAGACCTGGTTCTCCACGGTGACCGGTGAACTGACCGTCTTCGCCAACCGCTGTCTGGAGGCCGCCGGCGGAGCCACCGCCAACGGCACCGCCGTGCAGATCTACGACTGCAACGGCACCTACGGCCAGAAGTGGCGGGTCCGCTCCGACGGCACGATCGTCAACCTCGCCTCCGGCACCTGCCTGGACGCCTACGACAACGGCACGGCCAACGGAACGCGACTACAGCTGTGGACCTGCGACGGCGGCACCAACCAGGTGTGGACGAGGAGTTAG
- a CDS encoding ABATE domain-containing protein, with protein MDEFVFVSGRLCLDLAGTKLWRRSLRTELLGSPDDLRRWIGAAGVVDDPGAVDSRGLERVRRLREAVYLLARHWPLGDDADTTVKDALAEVNEAARLPLPRRQLDESGRATRTGSVDEVLGAVGCDAVDLLSSSQFSRMRECANEDCTRLFVDLSRSGARRWCGMAECGNRQKAATFRRRQKQQQSAV; from the coding sequence GTGGATGAGTTCGTTTTCGTGAGTGGCCGGCTGTGCCTCGATCTGGCGGGCACCAAGCTGTGGCGGCGCAGCCTCCGTACCGAACTGCTGGGTTCCCCCGATGACCTGCGGCGTTGGATCGGTGCGGCGGGCGTCGTGGACGATCCCGGTGCCGTGGACTCCCGAGGGCTGGAGCGAGTCCGCCGGCTGCGTGAGGCCGTCTATCTGCTGGCCCGTCACTGGCCCCTGGGCGACGACGCGGATACGACCGTCAAGGACGCTCTCGCGGAGGTGAACGAAGCGGCCCGGCTTCCGCTGCCGAGGCGTCAGCTCGACGAGTCGGGCCGGGCGACGCGGACCGGCAGCGTCGACGAGGTCCTCGGAGCGGTTGGCTGCGATGCCGTGGACTTGTTGAGCTCTTCCCAGTTCTCGCGGATGCGGGAGTGCGCCAACGAGGACTGCACGCGCCTGTTCGTGGACTTGTCCCGCTCCGGCGCTCGGCGATGGTGCGGGATGGCGGAGTGCGGGAACAGACAGAAGGCCGCCACTTTCCGGCGACGGCAGAAGCAGCAGCAGTCCGCGGTGTGA
- a CDS encoding MalY/PatB family protein: MTFLANSAENAESPESPESYEPSESPEPSEPSESPESPESPGLSGPSESLRLLGFDDLDRDWLRARASVKWHRPGPNVLPAWVADMDFPIPPAVTDALRDAVERRDLGYPDWPDGSPLRAAFARRMTDRYGWAAEADRVREQTDLIQCLQLILHLATSPGDAVAVQTPNYPPFLATLATMGRLAVPIPMRDTDEGWRMDFAALDAAVARAGCKSLVLVNPHNPTGRVLTRAELEELAALARRHDLLVISDEIHAELVYAPHRHIPFASLSPDAARRTVTLTSATKAFNLAAIRCAITHYGPDRLLAMRDAQPPDLYGTVSPLGVVATEAAWGHGDAWQRELLTVLDRNRRRVEQVLRTQLPPLRHHMPEATYLAWIDARPLGLEEPPVERVRRAGGVQLDGGSPFGPGADGFLRLNFATSHAVLEDILAGVARALKTDE; encoded by the coding sequence GTGACCTTCCTCGCGAACTCCGCTGAGAACGCCGAGTCGCCCGAGTCGCCCGAGTCGTACGAGCCCTCGGAGTCGCCCGAGCCCTCGGAGCCCTCGGAGTCGCCCGAGTCGCCCGAGTCGCCCGGGCTGTCCGGGCCGTCCGAGTCGCTGCGGCTGCTCGGCTTCGACGACCTGGACCGTGACTGGCTGCGCGCCCGCGCCAGTGTGAAGTGGCACCGCCCGGGGCCGAACGTGCTGCCCGCCTGGGTGGCGGACATGGACTTCCCCATACCCCCGGCGGTCACCGACGCACTGCGTGACGCCGTCGAGCGACGCGACCTCGGCTACCCGGACTGGCCGGACGGCAGCCCGCTGCGCGCCGCCTTCGCGCGACGGATGACCGACCGCTACGGATGGGCCGCCGAGGCGGACCGGGTACGCGAGCAGACCGATCTGATCCAGTGCCTCCAGCTCATCCTGCACCTGGCGACGAGCCCCGGCGACGCGGTCGCCGTCCAGACGCCCAACTACCCTCCATTCCTTGCCACGTTGGCGACCATGGGGCGGCTCGCCGTGCCCATCCCGATGCGGGACACGGACGAGGGCTGGCGCATGGACTTCGCCGCCCTGGACGCCGCCGTGGCGCGGGCGGGCTGCAAGAGTCTGGTGCTGGTCAACCCGCACAACCCGACGGGCCGCGTCCTGACCCGCGCGGAACTGGAAGAACTCGCCGCCCTCGCCCGGCGCCACGACCTGCTCGTCATCAGCGACGAGATCCACGCCGAACTGGTCTACGCCCCGCACCGGCACATCCCCTTCGCGAGCCTGTCCCCGGACGCGGCCCGCCGGACCGTGACGCTGACGTCCGCGACCAAGGCGTTCAACCTCGCAGCTATCCGTTGCGCCATCACCCACTACGGCCCGGACCGGCTGCTCGCGATGCGGGACGCGCAACCGCCGGATCTGTACGGCACCGTGTCCCCGCTCGGCGTGGTCGCCACCGAGGCCGCGTGGGGGCACGGCGACGCGTGGCAGCGGGAGTTGCTGACCGTTCTGGACCGCAACCGCCGCCGGGTCGAGCAGGTGCTGCGTACGCAACTGCCGCCCCTGCGTCATCACATGCCGGAGGCCACCTACCTGGCCTGGATCGACGCCCGCCCGCTGGGACTGGAGGAACCGCCGGTGGAGCGGGTGCGCAGGGCCGGTGGCGTTCAGCTCGATGGCGGCAGCCCCTTCGGGCCCGGCGCCGACGGGTTCCTGCGGCTGAACTTCGCGACGTCCCACGCCGTTCTGGAAGACATCCTGGCGGGCGTCGCCCGGGCGCTCAAGACCGACGAGTGA